From Phragmites australis chromosome 5, lpPhrAust1.1, whole genome shotgun sequence, a single genomic window includes:
- the LOC133917460 gene encoding dynein light chain 1, cytoplasmic-like, whose product MLEGKALVEDTDMPARMQAAATSAASRALDLFDVADCRAIAGHIKTEFDKRFGVGWQCVVGANFGCFFTHTSGTFIYFSLERLSFLLFKAAAVAAAS is encoded by the exons ATGCTGGAGGGGAAGGCTTTGGTGGAGGACACGGACATGCCGGCGCGGATGCAGGCCGCGGCGACGTCGGCTGCCTCCCGCGCGCTCGACCTCTTCGACGTCGCCGACTGCCGCGCCATCGCCGGCCACATTAAGACG GAGTTCGACAAGCGGTTCGGGGTGGGGTGGCAGTGCGTGGTGGGCGCCAACTTCGGGTGCTTCTTCACGCACACCAGCGGCACCTTCATCTACTTCTCCCTCGAgcgcctctccttcctcctcttcaagGCCGCCGCAGTCGCCGCTGCCTCTTAA
- the LOC133917461 gene encoding rho guanine nucleotide exchange factor 8-like has product MVRFLRRGHSLDKTGSQNNRHQQQYLDRSDSSASDAEEMHEPLGNGGGTPPLPNGRAAAGAPRSRLARDGPPSELDVMKEKFAKLLLGEDMSGTGKGVSSALALSNAITNLAASVFGEHRKLEPMAPDTKERWKREVGWLLSVTDHIVEFVPTRQTSENGTTMEIMSTAQRRDLQMNIPALRKLDAMLIGYMDNFVDQSEFWYEKGGDNKRDDDKWWMPTVKVPSEGLSDVTRKWLQYQKECVNQVLKAAMAINAQVLVEMEIPEIYIESLPKKGKTSLGDAIYRSITEETFDPLEFLEGMDLSTEHKVLDLKNRIEASTVIWKRKMQTKDTKSSWSSIISFEKREQFEERAETILHLLKLQFPGTPQSQLDISKIQYNRDVGYAILESYSRVLESLAYSVMSRIEDVLSADAAAQNLTATEAAARRLLAEADAPARKLDAKEELEKLNEAPASMTLFDFMGWHFDQDELMKRKEDGTLDADGEAKLLKKAPSLVPKKFSYVDSLSSGGMRSPSARH; this is encoded by the exons ATGGTACGCTTCCTCCGGCGCGGCCACAGCCTTGACAAGACCGGATCGCAGAACAACCGCCACCAGCAGCAGTACCTGGACAGGAGCGACAGCAGCGCCAGCGACGCGGAGGAGATGCACGAGCCCCTTGGCAATGGCGGCGGCACCCCGCCGCTGCCCAACGGCCgggcggcggccggggcgccGCGGTCCCGGCTCGCACGAGACGGACCGCCTTCAG AGTTGGACGTGATGAAGGAGAAGTTCGCGAAGCTCCTGCTCGGGGAGGACATGTCCGGCACCGGCAAGGGCGTGTCGTCGGCGCTCGCGCTGTCCAACGCCATCACCAACCTGGCGGCGTCCGTCTTCGGCGAGCACCGCAAGCTGGAGCCCATGGCGCCCGACACCAAGGAGCGGTGGAAGAGGGAGGTCGGCTGGCTGCTGTCCGTCACCGACCACATCGTCGAGTTCGTCCCCACGCGGCAGACCTCGGAGAACGGCACCaccatggag ATCATGTCCACGGCGCAGCGGCGCGACCTGCAGATGAACATCCCCGCGCTGCGGAAGCTCGACGCCATGCTCATC GGTTACATGGACAACTTCGTGGACCAGAGCGAGTTCTGGTACGAGAAGGGCGGCGACAACAAGCGCGACGACGACAAGTGGTGGATGCCGACGGTGAAGGTGCCGTCGGAGGGGCTGTCGGACGTGACCCGCAAGTGGCTGCAGTACCAGAAGGAGTGCGTGAACCAGGTGCTCAAGGCGGCCATGGCCATCAACGCGCAGGTGCTCGTGGAGATGGAGATCCCCGAGATCTACATCGAGTCGCTCCCAAAG AAAGGGAAGACGAGCCTGGGCGACGCCATCTACCGGAGCATCACCGAAGAGACGTTTGATCCACTCGAGTTCCTGGAGGGGATGGACCTGTCGACGGAGCACAAGGTGCTGGACCTCAAGAACCGCATCGAGGCCTCCACCGTGATCTGGAAGCGCAAGATGCAGACCAAGGACACCAAGTCCTCCTGGAGCTCCATCATCAGCTTCGAGAAGCGCGAGCAGTTCGAGGAGCGCGCCGAGAccatcctccacctcctcaagCTCCAGTTCCCCGGCACGCCGCAGTCGCAGCTCGACATCTCCAAGATCCAGTACAACAGG GACGTCGGGTACGCGATCCTGGAGAGCTACTCGCGCGTGCTGGAGAGCCTTGCGTACAGCGTGATGTCCCGCATCGAGGACGTGCTGAGCGCGGACGCGGCGGCGCAGAACCTGACGGCgaccgaggcggcggcgcggcggctgctggcCGAGGCGGACGCGCCGGCGAGGAAGCTGGACGCCAAGGAGGAGCTGGAGAAACTGAACGAGGCGCCCGCGTCCATGACGCTCTTCGACTTCATGGGCTGGCACTTCGACCAGGACGAGCTCATGAAGCGGAAGGAGGACGGCACGCTCGATGCCGACGGCGAGGCCAAGCTCCTCAAGAAGGCGCCCAGTCTCGTGCCCAAGAAGTTCTCCTACGTCGACAGCCTCTCCTCCGGCGGCATGAGGAGCCCCTCCGCGCGCCACTGA